Proteins encoded in a region of the Labrus mixtus chromosome 19, fLabMix1.1, whole genome shotgun sequence genome:
- the tnikb gene encoding TRAF2 and NCK interacting kinase b isoform X8 encodes MVVEEASILSPVNTERTMASDSPARSLDEIDLSALRDPAGIFELVELVGNGTYGQVYKGRHVKTGQLAAIKVMDVTGDEEEEIKAEINMLKKYSHHRNIATYYGAFIKKNPPGMDDQLWLVMEFCGAGSVTDLIKNTKGNSLKEEWIAYICREILRGLTHLHQHKVIHRDIKGQNVLLTENAEVKLVDFGVSAQLDRTVGRRNTFIGTPYWMAPEVIACDENPDATYDFKSDLWSLGITAIEMAEGAPPLCDMHPMRALFLIPRNPAPRLKSKKWSKKFQSFIDSCLVKSHSQRPSTEQLLKHPFIRDLPNERQVRIQLKDHIDRTKKRRGERDETEYEYSGSEEEDEERDIGEPSSIINIPGESTLRRDFLRLQLANKERSELIRRQQLEQQQNEEHKRQLLAERQKRIEEQKEQRRRLEEQQRREREMRKQQEREQRRRYEEMEQIRREEERRHAEREQEYIRRQLEEEQRQLEILQQQLLQEQALLLEYKRKQIEEQRQAERLQRQLQQERAYLVSLQQQQQESTRPPQDKKQLYHYKDQAPGTNDKPAWAKEHKVSNRISDPSLPPRSESFSSGGIQQARTPPMHRSVEPQMAHLVQVKSHGLSGSQSLYDPHGVSSSSASPSPSRPPMPRQNSDPTSDTPPPPPLSRLAPPLDKLDRSSWLRQDDDMPPKVPQRTTSISPALVRKHSPGNGPGLGPRAGAHLIRASNPDLRRTDISMDTPLKRTSSNSSSSSSTPSSQGGSNERGNSAVMTEGSTVSSHETKDDGREVTRPSRPASYKKAVDEDLTALAKELRELRQGEETSRPPVKVTDYSSSSEDSHSSEDEEGEGRSNDGSVAVSDIPRIMPAAGQGSNESFGGIGGHNDAHDDSYGNSSQDSTLMMREKHRERRRSSAASNGFPGNANLFPGNANLPDLVQQSTSPLVSPGDASGAQYGMGGSGGSKSSFTPFVDPRVYGTSPTDDDDNISASALFADELLKHEQEQARLNEAKKISVVNVNPTNIRPHSDTPEIRKYKKRFNSEILCAALWGVNLLVGTENGLMLLDRSGQGKVYNLINRRRFQQMDVLEGLNVLVTISGKKNKLRVYYLSWLRNRILHNDPEVEKKQGWITVGELEGCVHYKVVKYERIKFLVIALKNSVEIYAWAPKPYHKFMAFKSFTDLQHRPQLVDLTVEEGQRLKVIYGSSVGFHVIDVDSGNPYDIYIPSHIQGQVTPHAIVVLPKTDGMEMLLCYEDEGVYVNTYGRITKDVVLQWGEMPTSVAYIHSNQIMGWGEKAIEIRSVETGHLDGVFMHKRAQRLKFLSERNDKVFFASVRSGGSSQVFFMTLNRSSMMNW; translated from the exons GGTCGACATGTCAAAACCGGCCAGCTCGCTGCTATTAAGGTCATGGACGTCACCGGA gatgaagaggaggagattaAAGCAGAGATCAACATGCTGAAGAAGTACAGCCACCACAGAAACATTGCAACATATTATGGAGCGTTTATCAAGAAGAATCCTCCGGGAATGGACGACCAGCTCTGG ctGGTGATGGAGTTTTGCGGGGCCGGCTCTGTGACAGATCTGATCAAAAACACCAAAGGGAACTCTCTGAAGGAGGAGTGGATCGCTTACATCTGCAGAGAGATCCTCCGG GGTCTGACCCATCTCCACCAGCACAAGGTTATCCACAGAGATATCAAAGGCCAGAACGTGCTGCTGACAGAGAATGCAGAGGTTAAACTGG tggACTTTGGTGTGAGCGCTCAGTTGGACCGTACAGTTGGACGGAGGAATACATTCATTGGGACGCCGTACTGGATGGCCCCAGAGGTCATCGCCTGTGACGAGAATCCTGACGCCACATATGACTTCAAG AGTGATTTGTGGTCGCTCGGTATCACAGCCATCGAGATGGCAGAGGGAGCACCAC ctctATGTGACATGCATCCAATGAGAGCGCTCTTCCTCATCCCCAGAAATCCCGCCCCCAGACTCAAGTCAAAGAAGTG GTCGAAGAAGTTCCAGTCGTTCATAGACAGCTGTCTGGTGAAGAGTCACAGTCAGAGGCCTAGCACCGAGCAGCTCCTCAAACACCCGTTCATCAGAGACCTCCCCAACGAGCGGCAGGTCCGCATCCAGCTGAAGGACCACATCGACCGCaccaagaagaggaggggggagaggg ATGAGACAGAATACGAGTACAGcggcagtgaggaggaggatgaagagagggaCATTGGCGAGCCCAG ttCAATCATCAACATCCCCGGAGAGTCTACTCTGAGGCGGGACTTCCTGCGGCTCCAGCTGGCCAATAAGGAGCGGTCGGAGCTGATCCGCCGTcagcagctggagcagcagcagaacgaGGAACACAAGCGCCAACTACTGGCTGAAAGACAGAAACGCATTGAGGAGCAGAAAGAGCAGAGGCGACGGCTGGAGGAG CAACAGCGTCGAGAGCGTGAGatgaggaagcagcaggagcgcgagcagaggaggaggtacgaggagatggagcagatccgccgtgaggaggagaggaggcatgCAGAGAGGGAACAG GAGTATATCCGtagacagctggaggaggagcagaggcagCTGGagatcctgcagcagcagctcctgcaggagCAGGCCTTACTGCTG GAGTACAAGAGGAAGCAGATTGAGGAGCAGCGGCAGGCCGAGCGGCTGCAgaggcagctgcagcaggagcgAGCCTACCTGGTGTCCttgcaacagcagcagcaggagtcGACTCGACCGCCACAGGACAAGAAGCAGCTGTACCACTACAAAGACCAGGCGCCCGGCACCAACGACAAACCCGCGTGGGCCAAAGAG CACAAAGTCTCAAACCGGATCTCGGACCCCTCTCTGCCGCCGCGCTCCGAGTCGTTCAGCAGTGGAGGAATCCAGCAGGCCCGGACCCCGCCCATGCACCGCTCTGTCGAGCCAcag atggCCCACCTAGTGCAAGTGAAGAGTCACGGTCTGTCAGGCTCCCAGTCTCTGTACGATCCTCACGGCGTTTCTTCCTCCTCGGCGTCACCCTCCCCATCCCGGCCTCCCATGCCCCGGCAGAATTCTGACCCCACCTCCGacacccctcctcccccgccCCTATCCCGCCTGGCGCCCCCCCTCGACAAGTTGGACCGCAGCTCGTGGCTGCGACAGGACGACGACATGCCCCCCAAG GTTCCTCAAAGGACGACCTCCATCTCTCCGGCTCTGGTCAGGAAGCACTCTCCTGGAAATGGACCTGGCCTTGGACCTCGGGCCGGAGCGCACCTCATACGggccag CAACCCTGACTTGCGGAGGACAGACATTTCCATGGATACGCCCCTGAAGAGGACGAGCAGCaacagctcctccagctccagcaCCCCGAGTTCCCAGGGAGGCTCCAACGAACGAG GAAATTCAGCCGTTATGACTGAAGGCTCAACAGTTTCTTCCCACGAGACCAAAGATGACGGCAGAGAGGTGACACGACCCAGCAGGCCTGCA AGCTATAAGAAAGCTGTAGACGAG GACCTGACGGCTCTGGCCAAAGAGCTGAGGGAGCTGCGACAGGGGGAAGAAACCAGTCGCCCGCCCGTCAAAGTGACCGACTACTCGTCGTCCAGCGAGGACTCTCACAGcagcgaggacgaggagggagaGGGCAGGTCTAATGACGGATCAGTGGCTGTCAGCGATATACCGCGCATTAT GCCAGCTGCAGGTCAAGGCAGCAACGAGTCCTTTGGCGGGATAGGAGGACACAATGACGCCCATGACGACTCGTATGGAAACAGCTCCCAGGACAGCACCCTGATGATGCGTGAG aAACATAGAGAACGGAGGCGGAGCTCTGCCGCCAGCAACGGTTTCCCCGGCAACGCTAATCTGTTCCCCGGTAACGCCAATCTCCCTGATTTGGTGCAGCAAAGCACCTCCCCTCTGGTCTCCCCTGGTGACGCCTCCGGGGCCCAA TACGGAATGGGAGGCAGTGGGGGCTCCAAGTCGTCCTTCACACCGTTCGTTGATCCGAGGGTGTACGGGACGTCCCCGACTGACGACGATGATAACATCTCTGCCTCAG CGCTGTTTGCTGATGAGCTTTTGAAGCACGAGCAGGAACAGGCGAGACTCAACGAGGCCAAGAAGATCTCTGTGGTCAACGTGAACCCGACCAACATCCGACCGCACAGCGACACACCCGAGATCCGCAAATACAAGAAACGTTTCAACTCTGAGATCCTCTGTGCAGCTCTGTGGG GAGTGAATCTCCTGGTGGGGACGGAGAACGGCCTGATGTTGTTGGATCGAAGCGGTCAGGGCAAAGTCTACAACTTGATTAATCGACGGCGCTTCCAGCAGATGGACGTCTTGGAGGGACTCAACGTCTTGGTCACCATCTCAG GGAAGAAGAACAAGCTGCGTGTTTACTACCTGTCCTGGCTGAGGAACAGGATATTACACAACGACCCTGAGGTGGAAAAGAAACAGGGCTGGATCACTGTTGGGGAGCTGGAGGGCTGTGTGCATTATAAAGTCG TGAAGTACGAGAGGATTAAATTTTTGGTGATTGCTCTGAAGAACTCAGTGGAGATCTACGCTTGGGCGCCGAAACCTTACCACAAGTTTATGGCCTTCAAG TCGTTCACTGATCTGCAGCATCGCCCCCAGCTAGTGGACCTGACCGTGGAGGAGGGACAGAGGTTGAAAGTCATTTACGGCTCCAGTGTCGGCTTCCATGTCATCGATGTCGACTCGGGCAACCCTTACGACATCTACATCCCCTCACAT ATTCAGGGTCAGGTGACCCCGCACGCCATCGTGGTTCTGCCCAAGACGGACGGCATGGAGATGCTGCTGTGCTACGAGGACGAAGGCGTCTACGTCAACACCTACGGACGCATCACCAAAGACGTGGTGCTGCAGTGGGGCGAGATGCCCACCTCCGTCG cctACATCCACTCCAACCAGATCATGGGCTGGGGAGAGAAGGCCATTGAGATCCGCTCCGTGGAGACGGGACACCTCGACGGAGTTTTCATGCACAAGCGAGCTCAGCGACTGAAGTTCCTGTCGGAGAGGAACGACAAG GTTTTCTTCGCCTCTGTGCGTTCTGGAGGCAGCAGTCAAGTCTTCTTCATGACCCTAAACAGAAGCTCCATGATGAACTGGTAA
- the tnikb gene encoding TRAF2 and NCK interacting kinase b isoform X6 has translation MVVEEASILSPVNTERTMASDSPARSLDEIDLSALRDPAGIFELVELVGNGTYGQVYKGRHVKTGQLAAIKVMDVTGDEEEEIKAEINMLKKYSHHRNIATYYGAFIKKNPPGMDDQLWLVMEFCGAGSVTDLIKNTKGNSLKEEWIAYICREILRGLTHLHQHKVIHRDIKGQNVLLTENAEVKLVDFGVSAQLDRTVGRRNTFIGTPYWMAPEVIACDENPDATYDFKSDLWSLGITAIEMAEGAPPLCDMHPMRALFLIPRNPAPRLKSKKWSKKFQSFIDSCLVKSHSQRPSTEQLLKHPFIRDLPNERQVRIQLKDHIDRTKKRRGERDETEYEYSGSEEEDEERDIGEPSSIINIPGESTLRRDFLRLQLANKERSELIRRQQLEQQQNEEHKRQLLAERQKRIEEQKEQRRRLEEQQRREREMRKQQEREQRRRYEEMEQIRREEERRHAEREQEYIRRQLEEEQRQLEILQQQLLQEQALLLEYKRKQIEEQRQAERLQRQLQQERAYLVSLQQQQQESTRPPQDKKQLYHYKDQAPGTNDKPAWAKEVMHRAQSNSPRVPPKKYHSFREPRDVNLGNLLLLPGYKPRRSRPPSYPAHNSPSRNHHHVPHIRVTCDLNPAPNSSQPVMRRKSPNYRGRSPNSRGRSPGRRHKVSNRISDPSLPPRSESFSSGGIQQARTPPMHRSVEPQVPQRTTSISPALVRKHSPGNGPGLGPRAGAHLIRASNPDLRRTDISMDTPLKRTSSNSSSSSSTPSSQGGSNERGNSAVMTEGSTVSSHETKDDGREVTRPSRPASYKKAVDEDLTALAKELRELRQGEETSRPPVKVTDYSSSSEDSHSSEDEEGEGRSNDGSVAVSDIPRIMPAAGQGSNESFGGIGGHNDAHDDSYGNSSQDSTLMMREKHRERRRSSAASNGFPGNANLFPGNANLPDLVQQSTSPLVSPGDASGAQYGMGGSGGSKSSFTPFVDPRVYGTSPTDDDDNISASALFADELLKHEQEQARLNEAKKISVVNVNPTNIRPHSDTPEIRKYKKRFNSEILCAALWGVNLLVGTENGLMLLDRSGQGKVYNLINRRRFQQMDVLEGLNVLVTISGKKNKLRVYYLSWLRNRILHNDPEVEKKQGWITVGELEGCVHYKVVKYERIKFLVIALKNSVEIYAWAPKPYHKFMAFKSFTDLQHRPQLVDLTVEEGQRLKVIYGSSVGFHVIDVDSGNPYDIYIPSHIQGQVTPHAIVVLPKTDGMEMLLCYEDEGVYVNTYGRITKDVVLQWGEMPTSVAYIHSNQIMGWGEKAIEIRSVETGHLDGVFMHKRAQRLKFLSERNDKVFFASVRSGGSSQVFFMTLNRSSMMNW, from the exons GGTCGACATGTCAAAACCGGCCAGCTCGCTGCTATTAAGGTCATGGACGTCACCGGA gatgaagaggaggagattaAAGCAGAGATCAACATGCTGAAGAAGTACAGCCACCACAGAAACATTGCAACATATTATGGAGCGTTTATCAAGAAGAATCCTCCGGGAATGGACGACCAGCTCTGG ctGGTGATGGAGTTTTGCGGGGCCGGCTCTGTGACAGATCTGATCAAAAACACCAAAGGGAACTCTCTGAAGGAGGAGTGGATCGCTTACATCTGCAGAGAGATCCTCCGG GGTCTGACCCATCTCCACCAGCACAAGGTTATCCACAGAGATATCAAAGGCCAGAACGTGCTGCTGACAGAGAATGCAGAGGTTAAACTGG tggACTTTGGTGTGAGCGCTCAGTTGGACCGTACAGTTGGACGGAGGAATACATTCATTGGGACGCCGTACTGGATGGCCCCAGAGGTCATCGCCTGTGACGAGAATCCTGACGCCACATATGACTTCAAG AGTGATTTGTGGTCGCTCGGTATCACAGCCATCGAGATGGCAGAGGGAGCACCAC ctctATGTGACATGCATCCAATGAGAGCGCTCTTCCTCATCCCCAGAAATCCCGCCCCCAGACTCAAGTCAAAGAAGTG GTCGAAGAAGTTCCAGTCGTTCATAGACAGCTGTCTGGTGAAGAGTCACAGTCAGAGGCCTAGCACCGAGCAGCTCCTCAAACACCCGTTCATCAGAGACCTCCCCAACGAGCGGCAGGTCCGCATCCAGCTGAAGGACCACATCGACCGCaccaagaagaggaggggggagaggg ATGAGACAGAATACGAGTACAGcggcagtgaggaggaggatgaagagagggaCATTGGCGAGCCCAG ttCAATCATCAACATCCCCGGAGAGTCTACTCTGAGGCGGGACTTCCTGCGGCTCCAGCTGGCCAATAAGGAGCGGTCGGAGCTGATCCGCCGTcagcagctggagcagcagcagaacgaGGAACACAAGCGCCAACTACTGGCTGAAAGACAGAAACGCATTGAGGAGCAGAAAGAGCAGAGGCGACGGCTGGAGGAG CAACAGCGTCGAGAGCGTGAGatgaggaagcagcaggagcgcgagcagaggaggaggtacgaggagatggagcagatccgccgtgaggaggagaggaggcatgCAGAGAGGGAACAG GAGTATATCCGtagacagctggaggaggagcagaggcagCTGGagatcctgcagcagcagctcctgcaggagCAGGCCTTACTGCTG GAGTACAAGAGGAAGCAGATTGAGGAGCAGCGGCAGGCCGAGCGGCTGCAgaggcagctgcagcaggagcgAGCCTACCTGGTGTCCttgcaacagcagcagcaggagtcGACTCGACCGCCACAGGACAAGAAGCAGCTGTACCACTACAAAGACCAGGCGCCCGGCACCAACGACAAACCCGCGTGGGCCAAAGAG GTGATGCATCGAGCTCAGAGCAACTCTCCTCGCGTCCCTCCAAAGAAATATCATTCCTTCAGGGAGCCAAGAGATGTCAACCTCGGCAACCTACTCTTACTCCCCGGTTACAAACCTCGACGCTCCCGCCCCCCTTCCTATCCCGCACACAACAGCCCCTCCAGAAATCACCACCATGTGCCTCATATCCGTGTTACCTGTGACCTTAACCCCGCCCCCAACTCTTCTCAGCCAGTAATGCGCCGCAAGAGCCCCAACTACAGAGGGCGGAGCCCCAACTCCAGAGGGCGGAGCCCCGGCCGCCGG CACAAAGTCTCAAACCGGATCTCGGACCCCTCTCTGCCGCCGCGCTCCGAGTCGTTCAGCAGTGGAGGAATCCAGCAGGCCCGGACCCCGCCCATGCACCGCTCTGTCGAGCCAcag GTTCCTCAAAGGACGACCTCCATCTCTCCGGCTCTGGTCAGGAAGCACTCTCCTGGAAATGGACCTGGCCTTGGACCTCGGGCCGGAGCGCACCTCATACGggccag CAACCCTGACTTGCGGAGGACAGACATTTCCATGGATACGCCCCTGAAGAGGACGAGCAGCaacagctcctccagctccagcaCCCCGAGTTCCCAGGGAGGCTCCAACGAACGAG GAAATTCAGCCGTTATGACTGAAGGCTCAACAGTTTCTTCCCACGAGACCAAAGATGACGGCAGAGAGGTGACACGACCCAGCAGGCCTGCA AGCTATAAGAAAGCTGTAGACGAG GACCTGACGGCTCTGGCCAAAGAGCTGAGGGAGCTGCGACAGGGGGAAGAAACCAGTCGCCCGCCCGTCAAAGTGACCGACTACTCGTCGTCCAGCGAGGACTCTCACAGcagcgaggacgaggagggagaGGGCAGGTCTAATGACGGATCAGTGGCTGTCAGCGATATACCGCGCATTAT GCCAGCTGCAGGTCAAGGCAGCAACGAGTCCTTTGGCGGGATAGGAGGACACAATGACGCCCATGACGACTCGTATGGAAACAGCTCCCAGGACAGCACCCTGATGATGCGTGAG aAACATAGAGAACGGAGGCGGAGCTCTGCCGCCAGCAACGGTTTCCCCGGCAACGCTAATCTGTTCCCCGGTAACGCCAATCTCCCTGATTTGGTGCAGCAAAGCACCTCCCCTCTGGTCTCCCCTGGTGACGCCTCCGGGGCCCAA TACGGAATGGGAGGCAGTGGGGGCTCCAAGTCGTCCTTCACACCGTTCGTTGATCCGAGGGTGTACGGGACGTCCCCGACTGACGACGATGATAACATCTCTGCCTCAG CGCTGTTTGCTGATGAGCTTTTGAAGCACGAGCAGGAACAGGCGAGACTCAACGAGGCCAAGAAGATCTCTGTGGTCAACGTGAACCCGACCAACATCCGACCGCACAGCGACACACCCGAGATCCGCAAATACAAGAAACGTTTCAACTCTGAGATCCTCTGTGCAGCTCTGTGGG GAGTGAATCTCCTGGTGGGGACGGAGAACGGCCTGATGTTGTTGGATCGAAGCGGTCAGGGCAAAGTCTACAACTTGATTAATCGACGGCGCTTCCAGCAGATGGACGTCTTGGAGGGACTCAACGTCTTGGTCACCATCTCAG GGAAGAAGAACAAGCTGCGTGTTTACTACCTGTCCTGGCTGAGGAACAGGATATTACACAACGACCCTGAGGTGGAAAAGAAACAGGGCTGGATCACTGTTGGGGAGCTGGAGGGCTGTGTGCATTATAAAGTCG TGAAGTACGAGAGGATTAAATTTTTGGTGATTGCTCTGAAGAACTCAGTGGAGATCTACGCTTGGGCGCCGAAACCTTACCACAAGTTTATGGCCTTCAAG TCGTTCACTGATCTGCAGCATCGCCCCCAGCTAGTGGACCTGACCGTGGAGGAGGGACAGAGGTTGAAAGTCATTTACGGCTCCAGTGTCGGCTTCCATGTCATCGATGTCGACTCGGGCAACCCTTACGACATCTACATCCCCTCACAT ATTCAGGGTCAGGTGACCCCGCACGCCATCGTGGTTCTGCCCAAGACGGACGGCATGGAGATGCTGCTGTGCTACGAGGACGAAGGCGTCTACGTCAACACCTACGGACGCATCACCAAAGACGTGGTGCTGCAGTGGGGCGAGATGCCCACCTCCGTCG cctACATCCACTCCAACCAGATCATGGGCTGGGGAGAGAAGGCCATTGAGATCCGCTCCGTGGAGACGGGACACCTCGACGGAGTTTTCATGCACAAGCGAGCTCAGCGACTGAAGTTCCTGTCGGAGAGGAACGACAAG GTTTTCTTCGCCTCTGTGCGTTCTGGAGGCAGCAGTCAAGTCTTCTTCATGACCCTAAACAGAAGCTCCATGATGAACTGGTAA